The following coding sequences lie in one Desmodus rotundus isolate HL8 chromosome 1, HLdesRot8A.1, whole genome shotgun sequence genomic window:
- the FPGS gene encoding folylpolyglutamate synthase, mitochondrial isoform X2 — translation MPRAHSHLRAALFLAAVSPLGATPRVVGRRAWSARPAPQEPGMEYQDAVRTLNTLQTNASYLEQVKRQRGDPQTQMEAMKLYLAQSGLQVEDLDQLNIIHVTGTKGKGSTCAFTERILRNYGLKTGFFSSPHLVQVRERIRINGQPISPELFTKHFWRLYHRLEETKVDLAVVEVGIGGAYDCTNIVRKPVVCGVSSLGIDHTSLLGDTMEKIAWQKGGIFKHGVPAFTVLQPEGPLAVLKERSEQISCPLYLCPPLEALEEGGPPLTLGLEGEHQRSNAALALQLARCWLQQKDHQGIGELKAFRPNPLGQLPLAPVFQPTSHMRLGLQGTEWLGRTQVLRRGSLTWYLDGAHTCSSVQACVRWFRQALHRLEKPSKGPEVCVLLFNSTGDRDAAALLKLLQPCRFDYAVFCPNLTEVSPVDNADQQNFTVTLDQVLLRCLEHQQHWSRLHEEQASPDLWGTPSLEPAGPQSLLLAPRPPHTHSTSSLVFSCISHALQWISQGRDPVFQTPSPAQGLLAHPVADSGARVLRQAAAIHVLVTGSLHLVGGVLKLLEPSLSQ, via the exons ATGCCCCGGGCGCACAGCCACCTGCGCGCCGCTCTCTTCCTGGCAGCGGTTTCTCCGCTTGGTGCAACGCCCAGGGTCGTGGGAAGGCGAGCGTGGAGCGCAAGGCCCGCGCCGCAGGAGCCCGGCATGGAGTATCAG GATGCTGTGCGCACACTCAATACCCTGCAGACCAATGCCAGCTACCTGGAGCAGGTGAAGCGCCAGCGGGGTGATCCCCAGACACAGATGGAAGCCATGAAGCTGTACTTGGCACAGAGCGGGCTTCAG GTGGAGGACTTGGACCAGCTGAACATCATCCATGTCACTGGGACGAAGGGGAAG GGTTCCACGTGTGCCTTCACTGAACGTATCCTCCGAAACTATGGCCTGAAGACTGGATTCTTTAG CTCTCCCCACCTGGTGCAGGTACGCGAGCGGATCCGAATCAACGGGCAGCCCATCAGCCCTGAGCTCTTCACCAAGCACTTCTGGCGCCTCTATCATCGCCTGGAGGAGACCAAG GTGGACCTGGCCGTGGTGGAAGTGGGCATTGGTGGGGCTTATGACTGCACTAACATTGTCAG GAAGCCTGTGGTGTGTGGGGTCTCCTCTCTTGGCATCGACCACACCAGCCTTCTGGGGGACACCATGGAGAAGATTGCGTGGCAGAAGGGGGGCATCTTCAAG CACGGCGTCCCCGCCTTCACCGTGCTCCAGCCGGAAGGTCCCCTGGCAGTGCTGAAGGAGCGCTCTGAGCAGATCTCA TGTCCCCTCTACCTGTGTCCACCGCTGGAagccctggaggaaggagggccGCCGCTGACCCTGGGCCTGGAGGGAGAACACCAGCGGTCCAATGCCGCCTTGGCCTTGCAGCTGGCCCGCTGCTGGCTGCAGCAAAAGGACCACCAAG gcatCGGGGAGCTGAAAGCATTCAGGCCAAACCCCCTGGGTCAGCTGCCTCTGGCGCCTGTGTTCCAGCCCACATCCCACATGCGGCTCG ggcttcAAGGCACGGAGTGGCTGGGCCGGACTCAGGTGCTACGGCGTGGGTCCCTCACCTGGTACCTGGATGGCGCGCACACCTGCAGCAGTGTGCAAGCCTGTGTGCGCTGGTTCAGACAGGCGCTGCACCGCCTGGAGAAGCCCAGCAA GGGGCCTGAAGTCTGTGTCTTGCTCTTCAACTCCACTGGGGACCGGGATGCCGCCGCCCTGCTAAAGCTGCTGCAG CCCTGCCGGTTTGACTACGCTGTTTTCTGCCCTAACCTGACAGAGGTGTCGCCCGTGGACAACGCAG ACCAGCAGAACTTCACCGTGACCCTGGACCAGGTGTTGCTCCGCTGTTTGGAGCACCAGCAGCACTGGAGCCGCCTGCATGAGGAGCAGGCCAGCCCCGACCTCTGGGGAACCCCCAGCCTGGAGCCTGCAGGGCCCCAGTCCCTGCTGCTGGCACCCcgcccaccccacacccacagcACCAGCTCCCTCGTCTTCAGCTGCATCTCCCACGCTTTGCAGTGGATCAGCCAGGGCCGGGACCCTGTCTTTCAGACACCCAGTCCTGCACAGGGCCTTCTCGCACACCCTGTGGCAGACAGCGGGGCCAGAGTACTCCGCCAGGCCGCTGCCATCCATGTACTGGTCACAGGGAGCCTGCACCTGGTGGGTGGTGTCCTGAAGCTGCTGGAGCCCTCCCTGTCCCAGTAG
- the FPGS gene encoding folylpolyglutamate synthase, mitochondrial isoform X1: MPRAHSHLRAALFLAAVSPLGATPRVVGRRAWSARPAPQEPGMEYQDAVRTLNTLQTNASYLEQVKRQRGDPQTQMEAMKLYLAQSGLQVEDLDQLNIIHVTGTKGKGSTCAFTERILRNYGLKTGFFSSPHLVQVRERIRINGQPISPELFTKHFWRLYHRLEETKDSSSRVSMPSYFRFLTLMAFHVFLQEKVDLAVVEVGIGGAYDCTNIVRKPVVCGVSSLGIDHTSLLGDTMEKIAWQKGGIFKHGVPAFTVLQPEGPLAVLKERSEQISCPLYLCPPLEALEEGGPPLTLGLEGEHQRSNAALALQLARCWLQQKDHQGIGELKAFRPNPLGQLPLAPVFQPTSHMRLGLQGTEWLGRTQVLRRGSLTWYLDGAHTCSSVQACVRWFRQALHRLEKPSKGPEVCVLLFNSTGDRDAAALLKLLQPCRFDYAVFCPNLTEVSPVDNADQQNFTVTLDQVLLRCLEHQQHWSRLHEEQASPDLWGTPSLEPAGPQSLLLAPRPPHTHSTSSLVFSCISHALQWISQGRDPVFQTPSPAQGLLAHPVADSGARVLRQAAAIHVLVTGSLHLVGGVLKLLEPSLSQ; this comes from the exons ATGCCCCGGGCGCACAGCCACCTGCGCGCCGCTCTCTTCCTGGCAGCGGTTTCTCCGCTTGGTGCAACGCCCAGGGTCGTGGGAAGGCGAGCGTGGAGCGCAAGGCCCGCGCCGCAGGAGCCCGGCATGGAGTATCAG GATGCTGTGCGCACACTCAATACCCTGCAGACCAATGCCAGCTACCTGGAGCAGGTGAAGCGCCAGCGGGGTGATCCCCAGACACAGATGGAAGCCATGAAGCTGTACTTGGCACAGAGCGGGCTTCAG GTGGAGGACTTGGACCAGCTGAACATCATCCATGTCACTGGGACGAAGGGGAAG GGTTCCACGTGTGCCTTCACTGAACGTATCCTCCGAAACTATGGCCTGAAGACTGGATTCTTTAG CTCTCCCCACCTGGTGCAGGTACGCGAGCGGATCCGAATCAACGGGCAGCCCATCAGCCCTGAGCTCTTCACCAAGCACTTCTGGCGCCTCTATCATCGCCTGGAGGAGACCAAG GACAGCAGCAGCCGTGTCTCCATGCCCAGCTACTTCCGTTTCCTAACACTTATGGCTTTCCATGTCTTCCTCCAAGAGAAG GTGGACCTGGCCGTGGTGGAAGTGGGCATTGGTGGGGCTTATGACTGCACTAACATTGTCAG GAAGCCTGTGGTGTGTGGGGTCTCCTCTCTTGGCATCGACCACACCAGCCTTCTGGGGGACACCATGGAGAAGATTGCGTGGCAGAAGGGGGGCATCTTCAAG CACGGCGTCCCCGCCTTCACCGTGCTCCAGCCGGAAGGTCCCCTGGCAGTGCTGAAGGAGCGCTCTGAGCAGATCTCA TGTCCCCTCTACCTGTGTCCACCGCTGGAagccctggaggaaggagggccGCCGCTGACCCTGGGCCTGGAGGGAGAACACCAGCGGTCCAATGCCGCCTTGGCCTTGCAGCTGGCCCGCTGCTGGCTGCAGCAAAAGGACCACCAAG gcatCGGGGAGCTGAAAGCATTCAGGCCAAACCCCCTGGGTCAGCTGCCTCTGGCGCCTGTGTTCCAGCCCACATCCCACATGCGGCTCG ggcttcAAGGCACGGAGTGGCTGGGCCGGACTCAGGTGCTACGGCGTGGGTCCCTCACCTGGTACCTGGATGGCGCGCACACCTGCAGCAGTGTGCAAGCCTGTGTGCGCTGGTTCAGACAGGCGCTGCACCGCCTGGAGAAGCCCAGCAA GGGGCCTGAAGTCTGTGTCTTGCTCTTCAACTCCACTGGGGACCGGGATGCCGCCGCCCTGCTAAAGCTGCTGCAG CCCTGCCGGTTTGACTACGCTGTTTTCTGCCCTAACCTGACAGAGGTGTCGCCCGTGGACAACGCAG ACCAGCAGAACTTCACCGTGACCCTGGACCAGGTGTTGCTCCGCTGTTTGGAGCACCAGCAGCACTGGAGCCGCCTGCATGAGGAGCAGGCCAGCCCCGACCTCTGGGGAACCCCCAGCCTGGAGCCTGCAGGGCCCCAGTCCCTGCTGCTGGCACCCcgcccaccccacacccacagcACCAGCTCCCTCGTCTTCAGCTGCATCTCCCACGCTTTGCAGTGGATCAGCCAGGGCCGGGACCCTGTCTTTCAGACACCCAGTCCTGCACAGGGCCTTCTCGCACACCCTGTGGCAGACAGCGGGGCCAGAGTACTCCGCCAGGCCGCTGCCATCCATGTACTGGTCACAGGGAGCCTGCACCTGGTGGGTGGTGTCCTGAAGCTGCTGGAGCCCTCCCTGTCCCAGTAG
- the FPGS gene encoding folylpolyglutamate synthase, mitochondrial isoform X4, with protein sequence MEAMKLYLAQSGLQVEDLDQLNIIHVTGTKGKGSTCAFTERILRNYGLKTGFFSSPHLVQVRERIRINGQPISPELFTKHFWRLYHRLEETKDSSSRVSMPSYFRFLTLMAFHVFLQEKVDLAVVEVGIGGAYDCTNIVRKPVVCGVSSLGIDHTSLLGDTMEKIAWQKGGIFKHGVPAFTVLQPEGPLAVLKERSEQISCPLYLCPPLEALEEGGPPLTLGLEGEHQRSNAALALQLARCWLQQKDHQGIGELKAFRPNPLGQLPLAPVFQPTSHMRLGLQGTEWLGRTQVLRRGSLTWYLDGAHTCSSVQACVRWFRQALHRLEKPSKGPEVCVLLFNSTGDRDAAALLKLLQPCRFDYAVFCPNLTEVSPVDNADQQNFTVTLDQVLLRCLEHQQHWSRLHEEQASPDLWGTPSLEPAGPQSLLLAPRPPHTHSTSSLVFSCISHALQWISQGRDPVFQTPSPAQGLLAHPVADSGARVLRQAAAIHVLVTGSLHLVGGVLKLLEPSLSQ encoded by the exons ATGGAAGCCATGAAGCTGTACTTGGCACAGAGCGGGCTTCAG GTGGAGGACTTGGACCAGCTGAACATCATCCATGTCACTGGGACGAAGGGGAAG GGTTCCACGTGTGCCTTCACTGAACGTATCCTCCGAAACTATGGCCTGAAGACTGGATTCTTTAG CTCTCCCCACCTGGTGCAGGTACGCGAGCGGATCCGAATCAACGGGCAGCCCATCAGCCCTGAGCTCTTCACCAAGCACTTCTGGCGCCTCTATCATCGCCTGGAGGAGACCAAG GACAGCAGCAGCCGTGTCTCCATGCCCAGCTACTTCCGTTTCCTAACACTTATGGCTTTCCATGTCTTCCTCCAAGAGAAG GTGGACCTGGCCGTGGTGGAAGTGGGCATTGGTGGGGCTTATGACTGCACTAACATTGTCAG GAAGCCTGTGGTGTGTGGGGTCTCCTCTCTTGGCATCGACCACACCAGCCTTCTGGGGGACACCATGGAGAAGATTGCGTGGCAGAAGGGGGGCATCTTCAAG CACGGCGTCCCCGCCTTCACCGTGCTCCAGCCGGAAGGTCCCCTGGCAGTGCTGAAGGAGCGCTCTGAGCAGATCTCA TGTCCCCTCTACCTGTGTCCACCGCTGGAagccctggaggaaggagggccGCCGCTGACCCTGGGCCTGGAGGGAGAACACCAGCGGTCCAATGCCGCCTTGGCCTTGCAGCTGGCCCGCTGCTGGCTGCAGCAAAAGGACCACCAAG gcatCGGGGAGCTGAAAGCATTCAGGCCAAACCCCCTGGGTCAGCTGCCTCTGGCGCCTGTGTTCCAGCCCACATCCCACATGCGGCTCG ggcttcAAGGCACGGAGTGGCTGGGCCGGACTCAGGTGCTACGGCGTGGGTCCCTCACCTGGTACCTGGATGGCGCGCACACCTGCAGCAGTGTGCAAGCCTGTGTGCGCTGGTTCAGACAGGCGCTGCACCGCCTGGAGAAGCCCAGCAA GGGGCCTGAAGTCTGTGTCTTGCTCTTCAACTCCACTGGGGACCGGGATGCCGCCGCCCTGCTAAAGCTGCTGCAG CCCTGCCGGTTTGACTACGCTGTTTTCTGCCCTAACCTGACAGAGGTGTCGCCCGTGGACAACGCAG ACCAGCAGAACTTCACCGTGACCCTGGACCAGGTGTTGCTCCGCTGTTTGGAGCACCAGCAGCACTGGAGCCGCCTGCATGAGGAGCAGGCCAGCCCCGACCTCTGGGGAACCCCCAGCCTGGAGCCTGCAGGGCCCCAGTCCCTGCTGCTGGCACCCcgcccaccccacacccacagcACCAGCTCCCTCGTCTTCAGCTGCATCTCCCACGCTTTGCAGTGGATCAGCCAGGGCCGGGACCCTGTCTTTCAGACACCCAGTCCTGCACAGGGCCTTCTCGCACACCCTGTGGCAGACAGCGGGGCCAGAGTACTCCGCCAGGCCGCTGCCATCCATGTACTGGTCACAGGGAGCCTGCACCTGGTGGGTGGTGTCCTGAAGCTGCTGGAGCCCTCCCTGTCCCAGTAG
- the FPGS gene encoding folylpolyglutamate synthase, mitochondrial isoform X3 → MRGAKSLATSWPVAEKLWREATMEQPRLPGGPFSAAPASFQDAVRTLNTLQTNASYLEQVKRQRGDPQTQMEAMKLYLAQSGLQVEDLDQLNIIHVTGTKGKGSTCAFTERILRNYGLKTGFFSSPHLVQVRERIRINGQPISPELFTKHFWRLYHRLEETKDSSSRVSMPSYFRFLTLMAFHVFLQEKVDLAVVEVGIGGAYDCTNIVRKPVVCGVSSLGIDHTSLLGDTMEKIAWQKGGIFKHGVPAFTVLQPEGPLAVLKERSEQISCPLYLCPPLEALEEGGPPLTLGLEGEHQRSNAALALQLARCWLQQKDHQGIGELKAFRPNPLGQLPLAPVFQPTSHMRLGLQGTEWLGRTQVLRRGSLTWYLDGAHTCSSVQACVRWFRQALHRLEKPSKGPEVCVLLFNSTGDRDAAALLKLLQPCRFDYAVFCPNLTEVSPVDNADQQNFTVTLDQVLLRCLEHQQHWSRLHEEQASPDLWGTPSLEPAGPQSLLLAPRPPHTHSTSSLVFSCISHALQWISQGRDPVFQTPSPAQGLLAHPVADSGARVLRQAAAIHVLVTGSLHLVGGVLKLLEPSLSQ, encoded by the exons GATGCTGTGCGCACACTCAATACCCTGCAGACCAATGCCAGCTACCTGGAGCAGGTGAAGCGCCAGCGGGGTGATCCCCAGACACAGATGGAAGCCATGAAGCTGTACTTGGCACAGAGCGGGCTTCAG GTGGAGGACTTGGACCAGCTGAACATCATCCATGTCACTGGGACGAAGGGGAAG GGTTCCACGTGTGCCTTCACTGAACGTATCCTCCGAAACTATGGCCTGAAGACTGGATTCTTTAG CTCTCCCCACCTGGTGCAGGTACGCGAGCGGATCCGAATCAACGGGCAGCCCATCAGCCCTGAGCTCTTCACCAAGCACTTCTGGCGCCTCTATCATCGCCTGGAGGAGACCAAG GACAGCAGCAGCCGTGTCTCCATGCCCAGCTACTTCCGTTTCCTAACACTTATGGCTTTCCATGTCTTCCTCCAAGAGAAG GTGGACCTGGCCGTGGTGGAAGTGGGCATTGGTGGGGCTTATGACTGCACTAACATTGTCAG GAAGCCTGTGGTGTGTGGGGTCTCCTCTCTTGGCATCGACCACACCAGCCTTCTGGGGGACACCATGGAGAAGATTGCGTGGCAGAAGGGGGGCATCTTCAAG CACGGCGTCCCCGCCTTCACCGTGCTCCAGCCGGAAGGTCCCCTGGCAGTGCTGAAGGAGCGCTCTGAGCAGATCTCA TGTCCCCTCTACCTGTGTCCACCGCTGGAagccctggaggaaggagggccGCCGCTGACCCTGGGCCTGGAGGGAGAACACCAGCGGTCCAATGCCGCCTTGGCCTTGCAGCTGGCCCGCTGCTGGCTGCAGCAAAAGGACCACCAAG gcatCGGGGAGCTGAAAGCATTCAGGCCAAACCCCCTGGGTCAGCTGCCTCTGGCGCCTGTGTTCCAGCCCACATCCCACATGCGGCTCG ggcttcAAGGCACGGAGTGGCTGGGCCGGACTCAGGTGCTACGGCGTGGGTCCCTCACCTGGTACCTGGATGGCGCGCACACCTGCAGCAGTGTGCAAGCCTGTGTGCGCTGGTTCAGACAGGCGCTGCACCGCCTGGAGAAGCCCAGCAA GGGGCCTGAAGTCTGTGTCTTGCTCTTCAACTCCACTGGGGACCGGGATGCCGCCGCCCTGCTAAAGCTGCTGCAG CCCTGCCGGTTTGACTACGCTGTTTTCTGCCCTAACCTGACAGAGGTGTCGCCCGTGGACAACGCAG ACCAGCAGAACTTCACCGTGACCCTGGACCAGGTGTTGCTCCGCTGTTTGGAGCACCAGCAGCACTGGAGCCGCCTGCATGAGGAGCAGGCCAGCCCCGACCTCTGGGGAACCCCCAGCCTGGAGCCTGCAGGGCCCCAGTCCCTGCTGCTGGCACCCcgcccaccccacacccacagcACCAGCTCCCTCGTCTTCAGCTGCATCTCCCACGCTTTGCAGTGGATCAGCCAGGGCCGGGACCCTGTCTTTCAGACACCCAGTCCTGCACAGGGCCTTCTCGCACACCCTGTGGCAGACAGCGGGGCCAGAGTACTCCGCCAGGCCGCTGCCATCCATGTACTGGTCACAGGGAGCCTGCACCTGGTGGGTGGTGTCCTGAAGCTGCTGGAGCCCTCCCTGTCCCAGTAG